From a region of the Microterricola gilva genome:
- a CDS encoding PLD nuclease N-terminal domain-containing protein: MTRLLVGLAVATVVLTVYALVDAALFDRNRIRGLPRFAWILVVLFVPIIGPLLWIVVGRGRRNPVSRQARTMAPDDDLEFLGRLGRDAEQEQRIRKLEEELAELDNGPTSASDKPADDRATPDAKPNPSGDADGTGDTPGAPGSRDA; this comes from the coding sequence ATGACCCGCCTGCTTGTTGGACTCGCAGTCGCGACCGTGGTGCTCACGGTGTACGCGCTTGTCGATGCCGCGCTGTTCGATCGCAATCGCATCCGGGGCCTGCCGCGTTTCGCGTGGATCCTGGTCGTGCTCTTCGTTCCCATCATCGGTCCGCTGCTCTGGATCGTCGTCGGTCGCGGTCGTCGCAACCCCGTGTCCCGGCAGGCGCGCACGATGGCACCGGACGACGACCTCGAGTTCCTCGGCCGTCTCGGCCGTGATGCCGAGCAGGAACAGCGCATCCGCAAGCTCGAGGAGGAGCTCGCCGAGCTCGACAACGGACCGACCTCCGCGTCTGACAAGCCCGCGGATGACAGGGCGACCCCCGACGCCAAGCCGAACCCGTCCGGCGACGCCGATGGCACCGGCGATACCCCCGGCGCACCCGGTTCGCGGGATGCCTGA
- a CDS encoding prepilin peptidase: MTPGPEAASTFIIVAALLGALIGWALGPIAGRTLRPPREIGSRARWLMVLATAVLFALTVWLVGISPALPAFLVFAAAAVVLGAVDVIEKRLPDAVVLPALVATTLLLAITAAVTGDWASLLGAVLGAAALFALYFLLALISPGGIGMGDVKLAALVGLVLGSVGWAAWLGGALAGFVVGGVVSLLALLMRRVSLRGSLPFGPSMLAGAYLAILLSAVIDAP; the protein is encoded by the coding sequence GTGACACCGGGCCCCGAGGCAGCGTCGACGTTCATCATCGTGGCCGCGCTGCTCGGGGCACTGATCGGCTGGGCCCTGGGGCCCATCGCCGGCCGGACGCTGCGGCCACCGCGTGAGATCGGGAGCCGCGCCCGCTGGCTCATGGTCCTGGCGACGGCCGTGCTGTTTGCCCTGACGGTGTGGCTCGTGGGCATCAGCCCCGCGCTTCCGGCGTTCCTGGTCTTCGCTGCTGCAGCGGTCGTGCTCGGGGCCGTCGACGTGATCGAGAAACGGCTTCCGGATGCCGTCGTGCTCCCCGCCCTCGTCGCGACGACGCTGCTCCTGGCCATCACCGCCGCGGTTACCGGGGACTGGGCCTCGCTGCTCGGAGCCGTGCTCGGTGCGGCCGCCCTGTTCGCCCTGTACTTTCTGCTCGCCTTGATCTCGCCGGGCGGCATCGGCATGGGGGATGTGAAGCTCGCGGCGCTCGTCGGGCTCGTGCTCGGCTCCGTTGGCTGGGCGGCCTGGCTGGGCGGCGCGCTGGCGGGTTTCGTCGTCGGTGGTGTGGTCTCGCTCCTCGCATTGCTCATGCGCCGGGTCTCTCTGCGAGGCTCGCTGCCGTTCGGGCCATCGATGCTCGCGGGTGCATATCTCGCGATTCTGCTCAGCGCCGTGATCGACGCGCCGTGA
- the ubiE gene encoding bifunctional demethylmenaquinone methyltransferase/2-methoxy-6-polyprenyl-1,4-benzoquinol methylase UbiE gives MTKADLSKRPAQVAAMFDEVAEGYDRTNAVLSMGNATLWRVATTKAVAPQRGERILDVAAGTGTSSASLAASGAHVVAADFSPGMIDVGRRRQAHLANVEFVQADATALPFADNEFDAVTISFGLRNVVEPEKALAEFYRVTKPGGRVVICEFSTPPVGFVRWGYGCYQRFVMPTMVKLSSSNDSAYDYLNESIRDWPDQHTLAGWLKRAGFTQVEYRNLTLGVVALHRGVKPLDAVTPAAAKPAAAKKPAAAKAIPATKSAAVTAGQPETEKPAAEKPATTKKPAAAAKPAATKKPAASKTEAVTKPAAAKTPAAPTSDPSAEASASPDLAAS, from the coding sequence GTGACCAAAGCAGACCTGAGCAAGCGCCCGGCGCAAGTCGCCGCCATGTTCGATGAGGTCGCAGAGGGCTACGACCGCACGAATGCCGTCCTGAGCATGGGCAACGCCACCCTCTGGCGCGTTGCTACGACCAAGGCCGTCGCGCCGCAGCGCGGCGAACGCATCCTCGATGTCGCCGCGGGAACGGGCACGTCGAGCGCGAGTCTGGCCGCCAGTGGCGCCCACGTCGTCGCCGCCGATTTCTCGCCGGGCATGATCGATGTCGGCCGCCGGCGTCAGGCCCACCTCGCGAACGTCGAGTTCGTCCAGGCGGATGCCACGGCCCTGCCCTTCGCCGACAACGAGTTCGACGCGGTCACCATCAGCTTCGGCCTGCGCAACGTCGTCGAGCCGGAGAAGGCACTTGCCGAGTTCTACCGGGTGACCAAGCCGGGCGGCCGTGTCGTGATCTGCGAGTTCTCGACCCCGCCGGTCGGCTTCGTGCGCTGGGGCTACGGCTGCTACCAGCGCTTCGTGATGCCGACGATGGTCAAACTCTCCAGCTCGAATGACTCGGCGTATGACTACCTCAACGAGTCGATCCGGGACTGGCCAGATCAGCACACCCTCGCGGGCTGGCTGAAGCGCGCCGGATTCACCCAGGTCGAGTACCGCAACCTCACGCTCGGCGTCGTCGCACTGCACCGCGGTGTGAAACCCCTCGATGCGGTTACGCCCGCCGCCGCCAAGCCGGCGGCAGCGAAGAAGCCGGCCGCCGCGAAGGCCATTCCGGCGACGAAGTCGGCAGCCGTGACGGCAGGGCAGCCCGAGACCGAGAAGCCCGCGGCCGAGAAGCCTGCCACGACAAAGAAGCCCGCAGCGGCTGCGAAGCCCGCCGCTACCAAGAAGCCCGCCGCGTCGAAGACAGAGGCCGTCACGAAGCCCGCCGCGGCGAAGACGCCCGCGGCACCGACGTCGGACCCCTCCGCCGAGGCATCGGCGTCGCCCGATCTCGCGGCATCCTGA
- a CDS encoding isochorismate synthase, with protein MTVSDAGLPALHVETTPLPAQLDDLAQLVALVDPRDPLFWQRRGDGLAGIGELVRLEFHGPTRFSDAAAAWREIVQRSTVLDPLGVPGSGLLAFGAFAFSALSEQSSVLIVPELIVGKRDGHCWVTRVRHADAAASASDSTDGVPAAQPFGPEFSVTLSPGALDHAGYLALVEEAISRINRHEVGKVVLARDLVGRLPEGADLRRVLRELAAGYPDCWTYAVDGLIGSSPETLIRAHHGDLSARVLAGTISRGPDPASDLAAAVALATSEKDNDEHEFAVQSLLVSLRPHASHVAADEVPFTLKLPNLWHLATDIEGTLSDGSTSLDLIAALHPTAAVAGTPTDVALTVIDELEPFDRGRYAGPVGWVDAAGDGEWAIALRCAQLDGRGGIRAYAGCGIVAESQPEQELAESRMKFRPMVEALL; from the coding sequence GTGACTGTTTCGGATGCCGGCCTCCCCGCGCTGCATGTGGAGACCACGCCGCTGCCCGCTCAGCTCGACGATCTGGCGCAGCTCGTGGCTCTCGTCGACCCCCGCGATCCCCTGTTCTGGCAGAGACGCGGCGACGGCCTCGCCGGGATCGGCGAGTTGGTGCGCCTCGAGTTCCACGGGCCAACGCGCTTCAGCGACGCGGCCGCCGCCTGGCGCGAGATCGTGCAGCGCTCGACCGTGCTCGACCCGCTCGGTGTTCCGGGTTCCGGTCTGCTCGCTTTCGGCGCCTTCGCATTCTCGGCCCTCTCCGAGCAGAGCAGCGTGCTCATCGTTCCCGAACTCATCGTCGGCAAGCGCGACGGTCACTGCTGGGTGACCCGGGTGCGCCATGCGGATGCGGCGGCATCCGCCTCCGACTCCACCGACGGCGTGCCCGCTGCGCAGCCGTTCGGCCCCGAGTTCAGTGTCACGCTCAGCCCCGGCGCGCTCGACCACGCCGGCTACCTCGCCTTGGTCGAGGAGGCGATCTCTCGCATCAACCGACACGAGGTGGGCAAGGTCGTGCTCGCCCGCGACCTGGTCGGCCGACTGCCCGAGGGCGCCGACCTCCGCCGGGTGCTGCGCGAACTCGCAGCCGGGTACCCCGATTGCTGGACCTACGCCGTCGACGGCCTCATCGGCTCCAGCCCGGAGACACTGATCCGCGCCCACCACGGCGACCTCAGCGCCCGCGTTCTCGCCGGCACCATCTCCCGCGGGCCGGACCCCGCCAGCGATTTGGCCGCCGCCGTCGCCCTGGCCACCTCGGAGAAGGACAACGACGAGCACGAGTTCGCGGTGCAGAGCCTGCTCGTCTCGCTCCGCCCGCACGCCAGCCACGTGGCGGCCGACGAGGTGCCGTTCACTCTCAAGCTGCCGAACCTGTGGCACCTCGCCACCGATATCGAGGGCACGCTCAGCGACGGCTCGACCTCGCTCGACCTGATCGCCGCACTGCACCCGACGGCCGCCGTCGCCGGCACCCCGACCGACGTCGCGCTCACCGTGATCGACGAGCTGGAGCCGTTCGACCGTGGTCGCTACGCCGGCCCGGTGGGTTGGGTGGACGCCGCGGGCGACGGCGAGTGGGCGATCGCGCTGCGCTGCGCCCAGCTCGACGGGCGCGGCGGCATCCGGGCATATGCCGGTTGTGGCATAGTCGCGGAATCCCAGCCGGAGCAGGAGCTCGCTGAGTCCCGCATGAAGTTCCGCCCCATGGTCGAGGCGCTGCTCTAA
- a CDS encoding polyphosphate kinase 2 family protein — protein sequence MGLQQSRGATVGHAAPGIWDADPSEGLRVRPGFVLADVDTDSTPGYSGDKKTAVGHLAAGAAELDRLQEMLFANSRLGDNRKILLVLQAMDTAGKGGILRHVVGSVDPQGVEIAAFKKPTSEELEHDFLWRVRPHAPSAGMIGVFDRSHYEDVLIARVRELAPAEEIERRYDAINAFEQELVDDDTTVIKVMLHIGTDEQKARLQERLDRPEKHWKFNPGDIDERLLTPKYREAYQLVFDRTATDAAPWYVIPADKKWFARIAVQQLLIDALRDMELSWPVADFDVEAEKARLAAS from the coding sequence ATGGGGCTACAGCAATCGAGGGGAGCCACCGTGGGCCATGCAGCACCGGGAATCTGGGATGCCGATCCGAGCGAGGGGCTGCGCGTGCGCCCCGGCTTCGTGCTGGCCGATGTCGACACCGACTCCACGCCGGGCTACTCCGGCGACAAGAAGACCGCCGTCGGGCACCTTGCCGCCGGGGCCGCGGAGCTCGACCGTCTGCAGGAGATGCTCTTCGCCAACAGCCGCCTCGGCGACAACCGCAAGATCCTGCTGGTGCTGCAGGCCATGGACACCGCGGGCAAGGGCGGCATCCTGCGCCACGTCGTCGGTTCCGTCGACCCGCAGGGCGTTGAGATCGCTGCGTTCAAGAAGCCGACCTCGGAGGAGCTCGAGCACGACTTCCTCTGGCGGGTGCGGCCGCACGCGCCGAGTGCAGGCATGATCGGCGTCTTCGACCGCTCACACTACGAAGACGTGCTCATCGCCCGGGTGCGCGAACTCGCGCCGGCCGAGGAGATCGAGCGCCGCTACGACGCGATCAACGCGTTCGAGCAGGAACTCGTCGACGACGATACGACGGTGATCAAGGTGATGCTGCACATCGGCACGGACGAGCAGAAGGCGCGCCTGCAGGAACGCCTCGACCGGCCAGAGAAGCACTGGAAGTTCAACCCGGGCGACATCGACGAGCGCCTGCTCACGCCGAAGTACCGCGAGGCGTACCAGCTGGTCTTCGACCGGACCGCGACGGATGCCGCGCCCTGGTACGTGATCCCGGCCGACAAGAAGTGGTTCGCCAGGATAGCCGTGCAGCAGCTGCTGATCGACGCCCTGCGTGACATGGAGCTGAGCTGGCCGGTCGCCGACTTCGACGTTGAAGCCGAGAAGGCGCGCCTCGCCGCCTCCTGA
- a CDS encoding DUF4229 domain-containing protein produces the protein MNKRSWITFTVVRLLAFFVPLLALLFIQVNPWIATLVAAVIGLCVSYIFLRRPREEVARELYEVRHAEKPAVREDDEAEDAALDAQHAADAGSDNK, from the coding sequence GTGAATAAGCGCTCTTGGATCACCTTCACCGTCGTGCGACTGCTGGCATTCTTCGTGCCCCTGCTCGCGCTGCTGTTCATTCAGGTGAACCCGTGGATCGCCACGCTGGTCGCGGCCGTGATCGGCCTCTGCGTCTCGTACATCTTCCTGCGCCGCCCCCGCGAAGAGGTCGCCCGCGAGCTCTACGAGGTGCGTCACGCCGAGAAGCCGGCCGTGCGCGAGGACGACGAGGCAGAGGATGCCGCGCTCGACGCGCAGCACGCCGCCGACGCCGGATCAGACAACAAGTAG
- a CDS encoding FAD-dependent oxidoreductase, whose protein sequence is MTKLRLAIVGAGPAGIYAADILLKAEKTFDVSIDLFDALPAPYGLVRYGVAPDHPRIKGIINALREVLDRGDIRIFGNVTFGTDITLDDLKRHYNAVIFATGAVRDADLAIPGIELDGSYGAAEFVSWFDGHPDYPRSWPLEAREVAVIGNGNVALDVSRILAKHADDLLVTEIPDNVYAELKESPVTDVHVFGRRGPTSVKFTPLELRELGELRDVDIIVYDEDFDYDDAARAAVAGNKQVFVIDKVLNQWRQREVGQASRRLHLHFFAKPVEVVEAIENGEPTGRVGAFRFERTAPDGEGGVVGTGEIREIPIQAIYRAVGYFGSPLSGVPFDKKRGVIPNREGQVLVKDPETGTSQQMYGVYATGWIKRGPVGLIGHTKSDAMETVRHLINDVGNWWSPEQPSEESVVEMLDERGIRYTDLDGWHNLDEHEKALGAGQGRERIKVVPREEMVDISTGTQTRA, encoded by the coding sequence ATGACCAAGCTGCGTTTGGCCATCGTCGGAGCCGGCCCCGCCGGCATCTACGCCGCCGACATCCTGTTGAAGGCCGAGAAGACCTTCGATGTGTCCATCGACCTCTTCGACGCGCTGCCGGCCCCATACGGTCTCGTCCGCTACGGTGTCGCACCGGACCACCCCCGCATCAAGGGCATCATCAACGCCCTGCGCGAGGTGCTCGACCGCGGTGACATCCGCATCTTCGGCAACGTCACGTTCGGCACCGACATCACGCTCGACGACCTGAAGCGGCACTACAACGCCGTGATCTTCGCCACTGGTGCCGTCAGGGACGCCGATCTGGCCATCCCGGGCATCGAGCTCGACGGCAGCTACGGCGCCGCGGAGTTCGTCAGCTGGTTCGACGGGCACCCCGACTACCCGCGCAGCTGGCCGCTCGAGGCCCGCGAGGTCGCCGTCATCGGCAACGGCAACGTCGCCCTCGACGTCTCGCGCATTCTCGCCAAGCACGCAGACGACCTGCTCGTCACCGAGATCCCGGACAACGTCTACGCCGAACTCAAGGAATCGCCCGTCACCGATGTGCACGTCTTCGGTCGTCGCGGCCCGACCTCGGTCAAGTTCACGCCGCTGGAACTGCGCGAGCTCGGCGAGCTGCGCGACGTCGACATCATCGTCTACGACGAGGACTTCGACTACGACGATGCCGCCCGCGCCGCCGTCGCCGGCAACAAGCAGGTCTTCGTGATCGACAAGGTGCTGAACCAGTGGCGTCAGCGCGAGGTCGGCCAGGCCAGCCGCCGCCTGCACCTGCACTTCTTTGCCAAGCCGGTCGAGGTCGTCGAGGCGATCGAGAACGGCGAGCCCACCGGCCGAGTCGGCGCCTTCCGCTTCGAGCGCACCGCACCGGACGGCGAGGGCGGCGTCGTCGGCACCGGCGAGATCCGCGAGATCCCGATCCAGGCGATCTACCGCGCCGTCGGATACTTCGGTTCGCCGCTCTCGGGCGTTCCATTCGACAAGAAGCGCGGCGTCATCCCGAACCGCGAGGGCCAGGTGCTGGTCAAGGATCCGGAGACCGGCACGAGCCAGCAGATGTACGGCGTCTACGCCACCGGGTGGATCAAGCGCGGCCCCGTCGGCCTCATCGGGCACACGAAGTCCGACGCCATGGAGACCGTCCGGCACCTGATCAACGACGTCGGCAACTGGTGGAGCCCGGAGCAGCCCAGCGAGGAGAGCGTCGTCGAGATGCTCGATGAGCGCGGCATCCGCTACACCGACCTCGACGGCTGGCACAACCTCGACGAGCACGAGAAGGCGCTCGGCGCCGGTCAGGGCCGCGAGCGTATCAAGGTCGTTCCCCGCGAGGAGATGGTCGACATCTCGACGGGCACCCAGACTCGAGCCTGA
- the menD gene encoding 2-succinyl-5-enolpyruvyl-6-hydroxy-3-cyclohexene-1-carboxylic-acid synthase: MPEAVDSRSAHADGHDADGHARSNGLPLSSGSPASDYAWALLSEFVRLGVRHIVVSPGSRSQALALAAAELERLGAVQLHVRIDERSAGFTALGIGVESGAPALVVTTSGSAPAHLLPAVLEASHGRVPLVVLSADRPEEMRGIRANQTTVQPGLFGPAVRLAQDVPAPEGDPAERSDALERARSAWAAAIGAPEPGPVHLNLALREPLSAPIPDAALARFAAEHAAAEAAGGVYADMARGIAGTRPADAATATAAGAATEIPRGPGTVVVAGAGAGAEAEAFARAGHWPLLAEVSSGARFGPNLVVAARELLGSPEWAPEFGDTVERVVVFGHPTLSREVPALIARPGVATVVVDAVGHEWFDPSRNAVRAVRVTTAAGAPSAEERRWVGRWVHASRGIRDAAASSAAPDSAAESGSAPLRSGVALGGHVENFAAQREYVAAEFRAIREPLTRSSLVQAVWAATWPLDRLVFGASRLIRVADRVVPGKKIPVHANRGLAGIDGTIATAIGMALAAPAGAGTVRVLLGDLAALHDVSSLFLGVGEPRPRVQLILGNDGGGTIFDTLEVAQRAPRDAFDRVQFTPQSADFAAIAAAAGWQHTLVSTRGGLSEALTAPMSGPSIIEVPLPR, translated from the coding sequence ATGCCTGAGGCCGTCGACTCCCGCTCGGCCCACGCTGACGGCCACGACGCTGACGGCCACGCGCGCAGCAACGGCCTGCCGCTGAGCAGCGGAAGCCCGGCGAGCGACTACGCCTGGGCGCTGCTGAGTGAGTTCGTGCGCCTCGGCGTGCGCCACATCGTCGTCAGCCCCGGCTCCCGCTCGCAGGCGCTCGCCCTGGCGGCGGCCGAGCTGGAACGCCTCGGCGCGGTTCAGCTGCACGTGCGCATCGACGAGCGCAGCGCCGGCTTCACCGCACTCGGCATCGGCGTCGAGAGCGGCGCCCCCGCGCTCGTCGTCACGACATCCGGCAGCGCACCGGCACACCTGCTGCCCGCGGTGCTGGAGGCCAGCCACGGCCGTGTTCCGCTCGTGGTGCTCTCGGCCGACCGCCCGGAGGAGATGCGCGGCATCCGCGCCAATCAGACGACGGTGCAGCCCGGCCTCTTCGGGCCCGCCGTGCGGCTCGCCCAGGATGTTCCGGCTCCAGAGGGTGACCCAGCCGAGCGCTCGGATGCGCTCGAGCGCGCCCGCTCGGCGTGGGCGGCGGCGATCGGCGCCCCGGAGCCCGGCCCCGTTCATCTCAACCTGGCACTCCGCGAGCCGCTCTCCGCGCCGATTCCGGATGCCGCGCTCGCGCGGTTCGCGGCCGAGCATGCAGCTGCCGAGGCTGCCGGAGGCGTCTACGCAGACATGGCCCGCGGAATCGCGGGCACCCGGCCGGCCGACGCCGCCACGGCGACGGCGGCGGGCGCGGCCACCGAGATTCCGCGCGGTCCAGGCACCGTGGTCGTCGCAGGGGCAGGCGCGGGGGCCGAGGCCGAGGCATTCGCCCGTGCCGGGCACTGGCCACTGCTGGCCGAGGTGTCGAGCGGGGCGCGCTTCGGCCCCAACCTCGTCGTCGCGGCCCGCGAACTCCTCGGGTCCCCGGAGTGGGCGCCCGAGTTCGGCGACACGGTCGAGCGCGTCGTCGTGTTCGGCCACCCGACCCTCAGCCGCGAGGTGCCGGCGCTCATCGCCCGCCCCGGCGTCGCAACGGTCGTCGTCGATGCCGTCGGCCACGAGTGGTTTGATCCATCGCGCAACGCCGTACGAGCGGTGCGCGTCACCACCGCGGCCGGTGCGCCGAGCGCCGAGGAGCGCCGCTGGGTCGGCCGCTGGGTGCATGCCAGCAGGGGAATACGAGACGCGGCCGCGTCATCCGCTGCCCCCGATTCCGCCGCGGAATCCGGCTCGGCGCCTCTGCGCAGCGGTGTCGCGCTCGGCGGGCACGTCGAGAACTTCGCCGCGCAGCGGGAGTACGTCGCGGCGGAGTTCCGCGCCATCCGCGAGCCCCTCACACGCAGCAGCCTCGTGCAGGCAGTCTGGGCCGCGACGTGGCCGCTCGACCGCCTGGTATTCGGCGCGAGCCGCCTGATCCGTGTCGCCGACCGCGTCGTGCCTGGCAAGAAGATCCCGGTGCACGCCAACCGGGGTCTCGCCGGCATCGACGGCACGATCGCGACGGCGATCGGCATGGCGCTGGCCGCCCCGGCCGGCGCGGGAACGGTGCGCGTGCTGCTAGGCGATCTCGCCGCACTGCACGACGTGTCGTCGCTCTTCCTCGGCGTCGGCGAGCCGCGGCCCCGGGTGCAGCTGATCCTCGGCAACGACGGCGGCGGGACGATCTTCGACACACTCGAGGTCGCGCAGCGTGCTCCCCGCGATGCATTCGACCGGGTGCAGTTCACCCCGCAGAGCGCCGACTTCGCGGCGATCGCCGCCGCGGCGGGCTGGCAGCACACGCTGGTCAGCACCCGCGGTGGCCTGAGTGAGGCCCTGACAGCGCCCATGAGTGGTCCGTCGATCATCGAGGTGCCGCTGCCGCGCTGA
- a CDS encoding polyprenyl synthetase family protein, whose amino-acid sequence MKPSVPVVRRGSALASQLGLSDRIFATAADRSLAKSIDAGLDLVEVGLLREVGFADAIADVTTRYLLNAGGKRVRPMLTLLTAHLGDGVTEDVITAAQAIEITHLASLYHDDVMDDADMRRGVPSAQAVWGNSVAILAGDLLFARASQLMAGLGEGAIRLQADTFERLVLGQLHETVGPNPEDDPVEHYINVLADKTGSLIAAAAQAGVIFSNAPRELERPIIEFGERIGVAFQLIDDVIDLSQQPEATGKVPGTDLHAGVVTLPLLRLREMALTDAGAADLLERLQQHVLGIPLPELDADPTVRAEAIARSAALVDELREHAVTTATLAEAHLWARNAVAALAPLPDGSVKKALTRFADTIVERSS is encoded by the coding sequence GTGAAACCGAGTGTCCCCGTTGTGCGTCGCGGCAGTGCCCTTGCATCGCAGCTCGGTCTGAGCGATCGCATCTTTGCGACCGCAGCCGACCGCAGCCTCGCCAAATCAATCGATGCAGGACTCGATCTCGTCGAGGTCGGTCTGCTGCGTGAGGTCGGATTCGCCGACGCGATTGCCGACGTCACCACGCGCTACCTGCTGAACGCCGGTGGCAAGCGAGTGCGGCCGATGCTCACTCTGCTCACCGCGCACCTCGGCGACGGTGTCACCGAGGATGTCATCACGGCGGCTCAGGCCATCGAGATCACCCACCTCGCCTCGCTCTATCACGATGACGTCATGGACGACGCCGACATGCGCCGCGGCGTACCGAGCGCGCAGGCCGTGTGGGGCAACTCCGTTGCCATCCTCGCCGGCGACCTCCTCTTCGCCCGCGCGAGCCAGCTGATGGCCGGGCTCGGCGAGGGTGCGATCCGGCTTCAGGCCGACACCTTCGAGCGCCTCGTCCTCGGTCAGCTGCACGAGACGGTCGGCCCGAACCCCGAGGACGACCCGGTCGAGCACTACATCAACGTGCTCGCGGACAAGACCGGCTCGCTCATCGCCGCCGCCGCGCAGGCCGGCGTCATCTTCTCGAACGCTCCGCGCGAGCTCGAGCGCCCGATCATTGAGTTCGGTGAGCGCATCGGCGTCGCGTTCCAGCTGATCGACGACGTGATCGACCTCTCGCAGCAGCCGGAGGCCACCGGCAAGGTTCCCGGAACCGATCTGCACGCCGGCGTCGTCACGCTGCCACTGCTCCGTCTGCGCGAGATGGCGTTGACGGATGCCGGGGCGGCCGACCTGCTCGAGCGCCTGCAGCAGCACGTGCTCGGCATCCCGCTGCCGGAACTGGACGCCGACCCGACAGTGCGTGCCGAGGCGATCGCCAGGAGCGCGGCCCTCGTCGACGAGCTGCGCGAGCACGCCGTGACGACCGCAACCCTGGCCGAGGCCCATCTCTGGGCCCGCAACGCCGTGGCCGCACTGGCCCCGCTGCCGGACGGCAGCGTCAAGAAAGCACTGACCCGCTTTGCCGACACCATCGTCGAGCGCTCCAGTTAG
- a CDS encoding 1,4-dihydroxy-2-naphthoate polyprenyltransferase, with the protein MAASSRPSRPKQQRLNPAGSGKAGSSKPGNGKTGRGKPGTAPRAAAGDWISGARLRTLPLAIAPVALGTGAAVVANGNGHWEPVLAVLCLVVALCLQIGVNYANDYSDGIRGTDDHRIGPARLTGSGAAQAKQVLAVSLAFFGLAALAGLAVVIVTQQWWLLAVGAAAIAAAWFYTGGKHPYGYYGLGEVFVFVFFGLVATCGTTWVQAGTINTESWLSGVGIGLIACAVLMVNNLRDVEPDTAAGKRTLAVLVGKTAGRVLFCVFLLVPFLIAGFFALFYPLAPLTFFVLLLALPAALITLTAKTAKELILALKLTSFVALGYGLALGAAFAF; encoded by the coding sequence GTGGCAGCATCCTCCCGGCCCTCGCGGCCCAAGCAACAGCGACTCAACCCTGCGGGCAGCGGCAAGGCCGGCAGCAGCAAGCCGGGCAACGGCAAGACCGGACGCGGCAAGCCGGGCACGGCGCCGCGGGCGGCGGCCGGCGACTGGATCTCCGGCGCGCGCCTCCGCACGCTGCCACTGGCGATCGCGCCCGTCGCACTCGGAACCGGGGCGGCCGTCGTCGCCAACGGCAACGGGCACTGGGAGCCCGTGCTCGCTGTGCTCTGCCTGGTTGTTGCGCTCTGCCTGCAGATCGGCGTCAACTACGCCAACGACTACTCCGACGGCATCCGCGGAACCGACGACCACCGCATCGGCCCCGCCCGGCTCACCGGATCCGGTGCCGCGCAGGCGAAGCAGGTGCTGGCCGTCTCGCTGGCCTTCTTCGGTCTCGCGGCCCTGGCCGGGCTCGCCGTCGTCATCGTCACCCAGCAGTGGTGGCTGCTCGCGGTCGGGGCCGCCGCCATCGCCGCGGCGTGGTTCTACACCGGCGGCAAGCACCCGTACGGCTACTACGGGCTCGGCGAGGTCTTCGTCTTCGTCTTCTTCGGCCTCGTCGCCACCTGCGGAACCACGTGGGTGCAGGCGGGGACCATCAACACCGAGAGCTGGCTCTCCGGCGTCGGGATCGGGCTCATCGCCTGTGCAGTGCTGATGGTCAACAATCTGCGCGACGTCGAACCAGACACCGCCGCGGGCAAGCGCACCCTCGCCGTGCTGGTGGGCAAGACCGCGGGACGCGTGCTGTTCTGCGTGTTCCTGCTCGTGCCATTCCTGATCGCCGGCTTCTTCGCCCTGTTCTACCCGCTGGCGCCGCTGACCTTCTTCGTGCTCCTGCTGGCGCTGCCTGCCGCACTGATCACGCTCACGGCGAAGACGGCGAAGGAGCTGATCCTGGCGCTCAAGCTCACCAGCTTTGTCGCGCTCGGCTACGGTCTGGCGCTCGGGGCCGCGTTCGCGTTCTGA